The sequence TTGCAGAAGCCTCACTATAAACAATGCTTCAGTCCCTGATTGTTCTACACAAAGCACACAAGTGGTCAGGGCCATGTTTAGCTATTATAGTCTCTCTCAATGTTCATTTTATCAGCGTTTGACAACCAGGATAATTAGTGACATGTCAATCAGTGCAGATTAGTTAATATGTGACCCCACCATTCCATCCAGACTGCACCATTTCCCTTGAGGTTTAGGATTTTTCAGAATTGACCAGCACAACACTCTACCTGGTTTCATAACTCGGTAAATCTCTCTGCATCCAGATTGCAGATCAGGCCAGAAGTAATAACAGTTGCAGTGAAATACTCTGTCCACCACGTTGTCTTCCAGAGGGATATGTTCCACACTGCCGTGAAACAATGTCACCTTGCCGGTCTGAATATCAGGCTGCACCCTCCTGCTGGCTTCACGGTACATGTATTCAGAGTAATCCAGCCCATAGAGCTTGCCCTTCGGCAGCATAAGGCGTTTAGCAGCTTCCTGCAGACCGAGCCCTGGTCCAAAGCCcagttccagcaccacactctcaggctgaATGTCACACAGTTTGACAGCATTCACCTCCAACAATCTATTCCTCCTCTCGAAGAACTTTTTCAACATCCACCCCCAGGGGCCTTGCGTTGGTTTGCCCAGTTGTTTGGTGAGGTGATCGAACAGCATTGCTGGTGCTCACAGAGCTGTGAAAACTTCCCCTTCCTGTTGCACACCGTGGAGCCTCAGCCTTGCTGGATGATTGACAGCTTGGATGACCATACACTGAGATCCCAGCATCAGTTTACAAACAGACTGAGCCAGTCAGCTGGGCTGAGAGTGTGGACGTTAAGCTGTTGTTGTTCAGTGACAGTGCTGAGCAAACAGACTGAAAGCAGCCAGAGCACAGCGAGACTCAGGgaaaggggcgggggggggtggatATTCTGAGCAGCTCTGCTCCAACTCCTGGGCAGCTCAGCATCTCTACTAGAGTTAAACATTGTTCTCACTGCAGCTCACAACAACAGAACGCAGACTGGTTCCCGTACAGTAAAGGGCCTGATACAaggcaacaagcaaaacaacCATTTCCAACATTCCTATGTCTTGTAGCTATGAGCAGTAAACAAAACCTTAACGTGCTGGAGAGGGAGGTGACcatgcattttctttttatttactctCGGGATGTGAACATtattggctggccagtatttatcgaccatccctcgttgcccttgaACTGACCATAtttctgtggctctggagtcacacggAGGCCAGTTTACGTACGGACAGCAGATTTGCCTCCCAGAAAGTCATTCGTGAGCAGAATGGGATTTTCTTACAATCAGCAACGGTTTTATTATCATCAGCTGTTTCATAACTCCAGATTTTTCAAATTGAAtgtaaatttcaccagctgccgtggcaggatttgaacacacatccccagaacattagctgagcttcacgattaatagtctaacaactcagccatcacctccccagatAGGGCAGAGAGCACTCAGCATTGTATAGTAAATTCACTGAATGGTTAAACACAGGAGACAATAGCTTGGCCTGTTCTATCTGTTCTGTCTCTCTGAAGGATCAATTCACTCAGTgttttctccttttctctgttAATCATGATGTCATTT is a genomic window of Hemiscyllium ocellatum isolate sHemOce1 unplaced genomic scaffold, sHemOce1.pat.X.cur. scaffold_1081_pat_ctg1, whole genome shotgun sequence containing:
- the LOC132809343 gene encoding uncharacterized methyltransferase YdaC-like produces the protein MLFDHLTKQLGKPTQGPWGWMLKKFFERRNRLLEVNAVKLCDIQPESVVLELGFGPGLGLQEAAKRLMLPKGKLYGLDYSEYMYREASRRVQPDIQTGKVTLFHGSVEHIPLEDNVVDRVFHCNCYYFWPDLQSGCREIYRVMKPGGLMVTTLSLEVLRKFVAAGFLKNTKWPPEPYMATLRDTGFVDVYMEQKQDQGKPFQAIFARANKP